Genomic segment of Bacillota bacterium:
TCTGAGGACGCCGCCTACGCCTACCGAGCCGCGCTGCAAGACCTTCTGGCAAACCACAGCCGCGTGCTCGCCGGAGCGAAAATCACCTACTGGTTCAGCCGTCCGGTCAAACCGGAGGACGACCTCATCGCCATGCTGGTTGGAGAGACGGGCGCGCAGCTGGAAGTCAGCGCACAGGCGCAGGTGCAACGGCTGCTGCGAGCCATCGAGGCAGGTCAGCGCCCTGAACTGAGAGACAACCGCTTCTACGCGCTGACGCTTTCCGGCTCTGGTGGGCGTGTGATGGTGCGCGACTGGACAGAAACCGACTTCAAAACCCTCGCCACGAACATCGACCAGTGGTTCAAGGACCTGGAGATTGTCCATCGCGAGGGCGGAAAGCTCGCGGAGCCGCCAAAGTTCCTCGCCGTGGTGGGCGCGCTGGCGCGTGAGATGAAGGACGTCCCGCCGCCGCTGACCGCACGCCTCTTCCACAGCGCGCTGACCCGCACGCCCCTTCCCGGCGAGGCGTTGGCGCGCGCTCTGCAACGGGTGCGCGTGGACATCATCGAGAACAACCCGTTCAACCATGCCCGCATGGGCATCCTGAAAGCCACTTTAATCAGAAAAGGAGGTTACAACATGCAGCCTTACCTGAACCCTCAGCATCCCAGCCCAGCGTACCACTGCGGGCGGCTGCTGGCGGTGCTTGCCAGCCTGCAGCGGACAGCTCTGCCCAGCGTGGAAGCAGGCGTTGTGCAGCGCTTCTACGCGGCGGCAAGCGCCACCCCCGCCCTCGTGCTGGGTCGCATCCTGCGGACCGCGCAGTTCCATCTGGACAAGGTGCGCGCCGATAGCCCCGGTCTCGCCGCATGGTATGAAAACCGAATCGCCGAGATTATGGGCGCACTCAAAGACCACATCCCGGCTACGCTCAGCCTCGAAGAGCAGAGCCTCTTCGCGCTGGGCTACTACCAGCAACTGGCGCAAGACCGCGCCGGAAAACCCGGAACCGACACCAACCCATCTTCACAGGAGGAGGCAGAACCATGAACAACGCAATTAGCAACCGCTACGACTTCCTGTACCTGTTCGACTGCGAGAACGGCAACCCCAACGGCGACCCCGACGCGGGCAACGCCCCTCGCATCGACCCCGAAGACATGCACGGCCTGGTCAGCGACGTGGCCCTGAAGCGGCGCGTGCGCAACTACGTGCAGGCGGCAATGGGCAACGAGCCACCTTACGCCATCTTCGTGCAGCAGGCAACCAACCTCAACACGCGCATCATGGAGGCGCACGAAAAGACCGGTGGCTACGACGAGAAGAACCGCACCCGCCAGAAGGTGGACAGCGCACGCCAGTGGATGTGCCAGAACTTCTACGACGTGCGCACCTTCGGCGCGGTGATGAGCACCGGCGCGAACGCCGGGCAGGTGCGCGGACCGGTGCAGTTCACCTTCGCCCGCTCGCTCCATCCCGTGCTGCCGCTCGACATCTCCATCACCCGCATGGCGGTCGCCGAGGAGGTCAAAGGCGCGAAGTCCAGCGAAGACTATCGTCGGTGGGAGGCAGAGCAGGACGAAGACAAACTGCGCACCATGGGGCGCAAGCAGCTCATCCCCTACGGGCTGTACGTGGCGAAAGGCTTCGTCAACGCCCACCTCGCCCAGCAGACCGGCTTCAGCGAGGACGACCTGAACCTGCTGTGGGACGCTTTGCTGCACATGTTCGACCACGACCGCTCCGCCAGCAAGGGCATGATGAGCGTACGCAAGCTGTTCATCTTCAAGCACGTCGGAACCGACACCGACCCCAAACAGCGCGAGCGGCAGGCAAAGCTGGGCTGCGCCCCTGCATGGCAACTGCTGGATTTGGGGCGAATCGTGGAGGTGCGCCTGAAGGACGAGTCCCGACCACCCCGCCGGTTCGAGGACTATGAGATTATCGTCCACAGCGAGCGCATTCCCGCGGGCGTGGAGCTGATCGAGAAACCGTAGCGTTCGAGGTGGAGGCGAGG
This window contains:
- the cas7c gene encoding type I-C CRISPR-associated protein Cas7/Csd2; amino-acid sequence: MNNAISNRYDFLYLFDCENGNPNGDPDAGNAPRIDPEDMHGLVSDVALKRRVRNYVQAAMGNEPPYAIFVQQATNLNTRIMEAHEKTGGYDEKNRTRQKVDSARQWMCQNFYDVRTFGAVMSTGANAGQVRGPVQFTFARSLHPVLPLDISITRMAVAEEVKGAKSSEDYRRWEAEQDEDKLRTMGRKQLIPYGLYVAKGFVNAHLAQQTGFSEDDLNLLWDALLHMFDHDRSASKGMMSVRKLFIFKHVGTDTDPKQRERQAKLGCAPAWQLLDLGRIVEVRLKDESRPPRRFEDYEIIVHSERIPAGVELIEKP
- the cas8c gene encoding type I-C CRISPR-associated protein Cas8c/Csd1, coding for MLNLLLDYAQRNQLVTEPGFAPKTIKWLIWLDANGNLLDVIELGDPSQKNNSGREFARCPELKQNELIAGGLTRSQFLWETCDVVATYRIADDDKKKQKHAAFVDLMRQAFQSCGVEELRIAADALKNDQTLQQICQRLEQHKARPQDRATLRVGDVILVEDNRWHDWWRGYRASLQPKVPTGSAQMVCFATGQPTQPFATHPKVNLADVGGQSTGSVLIGFDKDAFTSYGLKQSANCAVSEDAAYAYRAALQDLLANHSRVLAGAKITYWFSRPVKPEDDLIAMLVGETGAQLEVSAQAQVQRLLRAIEAGQRPELRDNRFYALTLSGSGGRVMVRDWTETDFKTLATNIDQWFKDLEIVHREGGKLAEPPKFLAVVGALAREMKDVPPPLTARLFHSALTRTPLPGEALARALQRVRVDIIENNPFNHARMGILKATLIRKGGYNMQPYLNPQHPSPAYHCGRLLAVLASLQRTALPSVEAGVVQRFYAAASATPALVLGRILRTAQFHLDKVRADSPGLAAWYENRIAEIMGALKDHIPATLSLEEQSLFALGYYQQLAQDRAGKPGTDTNPSSQEEAEP